From a single Anaerolineales bacterium genomic region:
- a CDS encoding CoA pyrophosphatase: MDLTREYIAKRLLDAQENAPADEYAEMALKPDTRLKCAAVLLPLMRFDDQWHVLFTRRTDRVESHKGQVSFPGGACDEGETTPEQTALREAEEEIGVNPADVQVIGRLSRLITISNFRVSPIVGVIPFPYAFKIAGVEVARVFTIPLLWLANRSNYWEFSFGNSDRSLIAYHPYDGELLWGATARMTVTFLKTLGFLRE, translated from the coding sequence ATGGACCTGACCCGCGAGTACATCGCCAAAAGACTGCTCGACGCGCAGGAGAACGCGCCCGCGGACGAGTATGCGGAGATGGCGCTCAAGCCCGATACCCGTCTGAAATGTGCGGCGGTCCTGCTCCCGCTCATGCGCTTTGACGATCAATGGCATGTGCTTTTCACCCGCCGCACCGACCGCGTCGAATCGCACAAGGGACAGGTCTCCTTCCCTGGCGGCGCCTGTGACGAGGGCGAGACCACGCCCGAACAGACCGCCCTGCGCGAGGCAGAGGAGGAGATCGGTGTCAACCCGGCGGATGTACAGGTGATCGGGCGGCTCAGCCGTCTGATCACCATCAGCAATTTTCGGGTCAGTCCGATCGTGGGCGTCATCCCCTTCCCCTATGCCTTCAAGATCGCGGGCGTCGAAGTGGCGCGCGTCTTCACCATCCCCCTGCTCTGGCTGGCGAACCGCAGCAACTACTGGGAATTTTCGTTCGGCAACTCGGACCGCTCGTTGATCGCCTACCATCCCTACGACGGCGAATTGCTCTGGGGCGCCACCGCGCGCATGACCGTCACCTTTTTGAAAACGCTCGGGTTTCTAAGGGAGTGA
- a CDS encoding peptidylprolyl isomerase: MKRTFFTLSLIAMALFALSACASPTPETDITPTPITVLNPIIPNTPTPAFSCTSITTEATPVPDSASLFPPVSGADFSIGPADAPVTIIQYCDFQSQGCAGMASVIDRLMQNNAGIRLVFRPLPLIGVLDKSEQAVLAALAADEQGKFWEMHDLLFTNYNEWANLGVSGFDAWVLDQASAAGMDADQLSAAMKAGETRTRMMSMYDAAKQLEIPAVPLIVINGVIQQSYVLDYQSMSDTIGLILLGQKQFTECPPFSIDASKQYIATIETEKGNIVIELLPDKAPLAVNSFVFLARQGWYDGVTFHRVIPGFAAQTGDPSGTGRGNPGYFFQTEISDLLFDRPGLVGMANSGPDTNGSQFFITFAPAAHLNGGYTIFGRVLSGLDVAEKLTPRDPAQPLNLPTGDRIIKIIMEEK; this comes from the coding sequence ATGAAACGGACTTTTTTTACACTGTCGCTTATTGCCATGGCGCTGTTCGCTCTCAGTGCCTGCGCTTCGCCCACACCCGAAACGGACATCACCCCGACTCCCATCACGGTCTTGAATCCTATCATCCCGAACACGCCCACGCCTGCATTCAGTTGCACCAGCATCACCACAGAAGCAACGCCCGTCCCGGATTCTGCATCTCTTTTTCCGCCCGTCAGCGGCGCGGACTTTTCCATCGGTCCCGCCGATGCGCCCGTGACCATCATCCAATACTGCGATTTCCAATCGCAGGGCTGTGCGGGCATGGCGTCGGTCATTGACCGTTTGATGCAAAATAATGCTGGGATTCGCCTTGTCTTCCGTCCGCTGCCATTGATCGGTGTGCTCGACAAATCGGAACAAGCTGTCCTCGCCGCGCTCGCCGCCGATGAGCAGGGAAAGTTCTGGGAAATGCACGACCTGTTGTTCACAAACTATAATGAATGGGCGAATTTGGGAGTCAGCGGATTCGACGCCTGGGTCTTGGATCAAGCCTCCGCCGCAGGCATGGATGCAGACCAGCTCTCAGCGGCGATGAAAGCCGGGGAGACCAGGACCAGAATGATGTCCATGTATGATGCGGCGAAACAGTTGGAGATCCCAGCCGTGCCGCTCATCGTCATCAACGGGGTTATCCAGCAGTCCTACGTCCTCGACTATCAAAGCATGAGCGATACGATCGGACTGATCCTGCTCGGGCAAAAACAGTTCACCGAATGTCCGCCGTTCAGCATCGATGCGTCGAAGCAGTACATTGCCACCATCGAAACCGAAAAGGGAAATATTGTGATCGAACTCCTGCCGGATAAGGCGCCGTTGGCGGTCAATTCGTTCGTGTTCCTTGCCCGGCAGGGCTGGTACGACGGCGTGACCTTTCACCGCGTGATCCCCGGCTTTGCCGCGCAGACAGGCGACCCAAGCGGGACCGGGCGCGGCAACCCCGGCTATTTTTTCCAGACCGAGATCAGCGACCTGCTGTTCGACAGACCGGGACTGGTGGGTATGGCAAACTCCGGACCCGATACGAACGGAAGCCAGTTCTTCATCACCTTCGCGCCGGCGGCGCACCTCAACGGGGGCTACACCATTTTTGGGCGGGTCCTCAGCGGGTTGGATGTGGCGGAGAAACTCACGCCGCGCGACCCAGCCCAGCCGCTCAACCTGCCGACCGGCGACCGCATCATAAAGATCATCATGGAAGAGAAATAA
- a CDS encoding HsdR family type I site-specific deoxyribonuclease yields the protein MSFNENTRVKIPAILHLCRLGYEYLSLSKAEWDGETNIFTDIFSESILRLNPGLTVEDAKRVFQDVSLALDNEDLGQAFFEMLTATSGTRLIDFDDFDNNSFHVVTELTYRNGDDEFRPDIILLVNGMPLAFVEVKKPNNQDGILKERERINARFKNTKFRKFVNISQILVFSNNMEYDPDAIEPIQGVFYSTTSYSEANFNYFREEEDVDLPRLLKPEDDDLENFVLKDNNLIIIKHSPEFLTNKDPENPTNRVLTSLFSRERLGMLLRYGITYVKEGSGLEKHIMRYPQLFATKAIERRLEEGGRKGIIWHTQGSGKTALAYFNVQYLTDYFHYKGIVPKFYFIVDRLDLMVQAKGEFSSRGLVVNTVNSKSDLLKSFKLKQAVENQSGKPEITVVNIQKFKDDTDAVRASDYDINTQRVYFLDEVHRSYDPKGSFLANLVSSDRDAVLIGLTGTPLISGDVKSREVFGSYIHKYYYNSSIADGYTLKLIREGIETEYKIRLEQALKEVEILKGDADKKVIYAHKTFAEPMLDYIVRDFVNSRKKFDDYTIGGMVVCDSSEQARKLYEIFINKYNPGQKTVEEVNRSYKAISEPPAEYVTYQKETGDSFTASLILHDVGSKDDRKDEVEKFKAGQIDLLFVYNMLLTGFDARRLKKLYIARLLRDHNLLQMLTRVNRPYRKFKYGFVVDFADIRGEFDKTNKAYFDELQAELGDEMSSYSSLFKSSEEIEEEFRDIKEKLFHYDLNNMEVFSQQISQIQDRKVMLDIRKALENARNLYNLAKLFGHYDLLERIDFKKFNRLLDETIAHIELLNLKENIESDVDTTNLLNVALENVVFAFRKVSEDELVIADQLKGMLRKTREALNNNFDPSDPEFVTLYEELKRLFDRKKLSEVTQDDMRTNIGALDKIFEKVTELNRRNNLLKAKYENDAKYARTHKRIVERGGLTQRESAIQESLAEVKKQTDERVLYNNRLMDSEAFFAQMVMKNVIEAFDKIKVKLDPDSARFINALLVKEYMGEYQGL from the coding sequence ATGAGTTTCAATGAAAACACCAGAGTAAAAATCCCCGCCATCCTGCACTTATGCAGGCTGGGATATGAATATCTTTCCCTTTCAAAAGCCGAATGGGACGGTGAAACCAATATTTTCACGGATATTTTTAGCGAGTCGATCCTGCGTCTCAACCCCGGGTTGACCGTGGAGGATGCCAAGCGCGTATTTCAGGATGTCTCGCTCGCGCTGGATAATGAAGACCTTGGGCAAGCCTTTTTCGAAATGTTGACCGCCACTTCGGGGACGCGGTTGATCGATTTTGATGACTTCGATAATAATTCTTTTCATGTTGTGACCGAGTTGACCTACAGGAATGGGGACGATGAATTCCGCCCTGATATTATTCTGCTGGTCAACGGAATGCCGCTGGCGTTCGTGGAAGTCAAGAAACCGAATAACCAGGATGGGATCTTGAAGGAACGCGAGCGCATCAATGCGCGCTTCAAGAATACGAAATTCAGGAAGTTCGTCAACATTTCGCAGATTTTGGTCTTTTCCAACAACATGGAGTACGACCCCGACGCCATCGAGCCTATTCAGGGCGTGTTCTACTCCACCACATCCTACTCGGAAGCAAATTTCAATTATTTCAGGGAAGAGGAAGATGTAGACCTGCCGCGCCTGCTCAAGCCGGAAGACGATGATCTTGAGAATTTCGTGCTCAAGGATAACAACCTGATCATCATTAAACATTCGCCTGAATTCCTCACCAACAAAGACCCGGAAAACCCCACCAACCGCGTGTTGACCTCCCTGTTCAGCAGGGAGCGGCTGGGGATGCTGTTGCGTTATGGGATCACCTACGTAAAAGAGGGCAGCGGACTTGAAAAACACATCATGCGCTATCCGCAGTTGTTCGCCACCAAAGCCATCGAGCGCAGACTGGAGGAAGGCGGCAGGAAGGGCATCATCTGGCATACGCAGGGCAGCGGCAAGACCGCGCTCGCCTATTTCAACGTCCAATATTTGACGGATTACTTCCACTACAAGGGGATCGTGCCGAAGTTCTATTTCATCGTGGACCGCCTTGACCTGATGGTGCAGGCAAAGGGTGAGTTTTCCAGCCGCGGATTGGTGGTAAACACGGTCAATTCAAAGAGCGACTTGCTGAAAAGTTTCAAGTTGAAGCAGGCGGTCGAGAACCAGAGCGGCAAGCCTGAGATCACCGTTGTCAACATCCAGAAGTTCAAGGACGATACGGACGCGGTACGAGCCAGCGATTACGATATCAACACCCAGCGGGTGTATTTCCTCGATGAGGTCCACCGCAGTTATGACCCAAAGGGCAGTTTCCTTGCCAACCTGGTCAGTTCGGACAGGGACGCTGTGTTGATCGGGCTGACGGGAACACCATTGATCAGCGGGGATGTAAAATCGCGCGAAGTGTTCGGGAGTTACATCCACAAGTATTATTACAACTCCTCCATTGCGGACGGATACACCCTGAAATTGATCCGTGAGGGGATCGAGACCGAGTACAAGATCCGCCTGGAGCAGGCGCTCAAAGAGGTCGAAATTCTCAAAGGCGACGCCGATAAAAAGGTGATCTACGCCCACAAGACCTTTGCCGAGCCGATGCTGGATTACATTGTGCGGGATTTTGTGAACAGCAGAAAGAAGTTCGATGATTACACCATCGGCGGGATGGTGGTCTGTGACAGTTCCGAGCAGGCGCGGAAGTTGTATGAGATCTTCATCAACAAATACAACCCCGGACAGAAAACGGTCGAAGAAGTGAATCGGAGTTACAAGGCGATCTCCGAGCCGCCCGCCGAATATGTGACCTACCAAAAAGAGACAGGGGATAGTTTCACCGCTTCGCTCATCCTGCATGATGTGGGTTCCAAAGATGACCGCAAGGATGAAGTCGAGAAATTCAAAGCGGGGCAGATCGATCTGCTCTTCGTGTACAACATGCTCCTGACAGGCTTTGATGCCAGGCGGTTGAAAAAGCTGTACATTGCCCGCCTGCTGCGCGACCACAACCTTTTGCAGATGTTAACCCGCGTGAACCGCCCCTACAGGAAGTTCAAATACGGTTTCGTGGTGGACTTTGCCGATATCCGCGGGGAGTTCGACAAGACCAACAAGGCGTATTTCGATGAACTGCAAGCCGAACTCGGCGATGAGATGTCGAGTTATTCCAGTTTGTTCAAAAGCAGTGAAGAGATCGAAGAGGAGTTCAGGGATATCAAGGAGAAACTCTTCCATTATGACCTGAACAATATGGAGGTCTTCTCCCAGCAGATCAGCCAGATCCAAGACCGCAAGGTGATGCTGGACATCCGCAAGGCGCTGGAAAATGCGCGCAATTTGTACAATCTGGCGAAGTTGTTCGGGCATTATGACCTGCTGGAACGGATCGATTTCAAGAAGTTCAACCGCCTGCTGGATGAGACGATCGCGCACATCGAATTGCTGAACCTGAAGGAAAACATCGAGAGCGATGTGGATACGACCAACCTGCTGAATGTGGCGTTGGAGAATGTGGTCTTCGCCTTCCGCAAGGTCTCCGAGGATGAATTGGTCATTGCCGACCAGTTGAAGGGGATGCTGCGCAAGACGCGCGAGGCATTGAACAATAATTTTGACCCCAGCGACCCTGAATTTGTGACACTGTACGAGGAGCTGAAACGGCTGTTCGACAGGAAGAAGTTGAGCGAAGTGACGCAGGACGATATGCGGACCAACATCGGCGCGTTGGACAAGATATTCGAGAAGGTGACCGAACTCAACCGCAGGAACAACCTGCTGAAAGCCAAATACGAAAACGACGCGAAATACGCCCGCACGCACAAGCGCATTGTGGAGCGCGGCGGGCTGACCCAGCGCGAGAGCGCCATTCAGGAATCGCTGGCGGAGGTGAAGAAGCAGACCGATGAGCGCGTGTTGTATAACAACAGGTTGATGGATTCGGAAGCGTTCTTTGCCCAAATGGTGATGAAGAACGTCATCGAAGCCTTTGATAAAATCAAGGTGAAGTTAGACCCCGACTCGGCAAGGTTTATCAATGCCTTGCTGGTGAAGGAATATATGGGCGAGTATCAGGGGCTATAA
- a CDS encoding 50S ribosomal protein L25: MDKVVLKAEKRDVTGKQVKALRRAGKLPAVIYGRHVEPVAISLEAHSTGLAMTKLTASSLVTIELDGKQYPTLVRDRQRDYIKGNLTHVDFMVVDLTEKIRTNVGIQFVGISPAVKDYNGVLVHNLEKLEVECLPTDLPERIVVDISILKQIGDGIRVREVDAMLTDKVVVLNDLDDMVAVVTAAREEEAVPGAEGEAGAEGAAPELSVERGKKDEEGE; encoded by the coding sequence ATGGATAAAGTAGTATTGAAAGCTGAAAAACGCGACGTGACCGGCAAGCAGGTGAAAGCACTGCGCCGCGCGGGCAAACTGCCGGCGGTGATCTATGGCAGGCACGTGGAACCGGTTGCGATCTCGCTGGAAGCGCACAGCACGGGGCTGGCGATGACGAAGTTGACCGCCTCCAGCTTGGTGACGATCGAACTGGACGGCAAGCAGTATCCCACCCTGGTGCGCGACCGCCAGCGCGATTACATCAAGGGCAACCTGACGCACGTCGATTTCATGGTGGTGGACCTGACCGAGAAGATCCGCACGAACGTGGGCATCCAGTTCGTCGGCATTTCGCCCGCAGTGAAGGATTACAACGGCGTGCTGGTGCACAACCTTGAAAAACTGGAAGTGGAATGTCTGCCGACCGACCTGCCCGAGCGCATCGTTGTGGATATTTCCATCCTGAAGCAGATCGGCGACGGCATCCGCGTGCGTGAAGTGGATGCGATGCTGACGGACAAGGTGGTGGTGTTGAACGATCTTGACGACATGGTGGCAGTGGTCACCGCCGCGCGTGAAGAAGAAGCCGTTCCGGGCGCTGAAGGCGAAGCCGGCGCGGAAGGAGCCGCTCCCGAACTCAGTGTGGAACGCGGCAAGAAGGACGAAGAAGGCGAGTAA
- a CDS encoding FMN-binding negative transcriptional regulator — protein MHIPKLYREEDRERIIEFLKRNSFPALVSHDGEKLTATHLPTEVIEHADGSLTVLGHMSRANPQWRSFGEQEVLLIFQGAHAYISPRWYNHVNVPTWNYMMVHVYGRVRMLEGQELYDLLDSLVKKHEDGTSYRLNALPQDFVEKEMKGVAGFALEVTRIDAGYKLSQNRDDESYGTIVEELEKRGDENSAGVAEAMVSIRPFGTTRPAGGG, from the coding sequence ATGCACATCCCAAAACTATACCGTGAAGAAGATCGGGAACGAATCATCGAATTCCTGAAGCGGAACAGTTTCCCGGCGCTGGTCTCGCACGACGGCGAAAAACTGACCGCCACGCATTTGCCGACGGAGGTGATCGAGCATGCGGACGGGTCGCTGACGGTTCTGGGGCATATGAGCCGCGCCAACCCGCAGTGGAGGAGCTTTGGCGAACAGGAAGTATTGCTTATTTTTCAAGGCGCACATGCGTATATTTCGCCGAGATGGTACAACCATGTCAACGTGCCGACGTGGAATTACATGATGGTGCACGTGTATGGCAGGGTGCGCATGCTGGAAGGGCAGGAGTTGTATGACCTGCTGGACAGCTTGGTGAAGAAGCACGAAGATGGCACTTCGTATCGCCTAAACGCGCTGCCGCAGGATTTTGTAGAGAAGGAAATGAAGGGCGTGGCGGGTTTTGCGCTGGAGGTGACGCGCATCGACGCGGGGTATAAACTGAGCCAGAACCGCGACGATGAATCGTACGGGACGATCGTGGAGGAGTTGGAGAAGCGCGGGGACGAGAATTCGGCGGGGGTGGCGGAGGCGATGGTCTCGATACGTCCCTTCGGGACTACTCGACCAGCCGGGGGCGGTTAG
- the tnpA gene encoding IS200/IS605 family transposase, whose product MSTYSQIYIQVVFAVKYRQSLILPAWEEELYKYITGIVQNKEQKMLAINGMPDHLHFLIGMRPACCLSDLVREVKKSSNEFIKVKGFCPSGFQWQEGFGAFSYSHSSLDNVIGYIMRQKEHHKKQTFKDEYLTFLKNFAIEYKDEYLFDWIDQQ is encoded by the coding sequence ATGAGCACCTATTCGCAGATCTACATTCAGGTGGTGTTTGCGGTGAAGTATCGGCAGAGTTTGATTTTGCCTGCTTGGGAAGAGGAATTGTACAAATACATCACGGGGATTGTGCAGAACAAGGAGCAGAAAATGCTGGCGATCAATGGGATGCCCGACCATTTGCATTTTCTGATCGGGATGAGGCCTGCGTGTTGTTTGTCGGATTTGGTGCGCGAGGTGAAGAAATCGTCGAATGAGTTTATCAAGGTGAAGGGATTTTGCCCGTCAGGGTTTCAATGGCAGGAAGGGTTCGGGGCATTTTCGTACAGTCATTCAAGTTTGGATAACGTCATTGGTTATATAATGCGTCAGAAGGAACATCACAAGAAGCAGACATTCAAGGATGAATATTTGACGTTTTTGAAGAATTTTGCCATCGAATATAAAGACGAATATTTATTCGATTGGATTGACCAGCAATAA
- a CDS encoding PrsW family glutamic-type intramembrane protease translates to MQPTKIHWASLLTLIVLGLGIPVLWLIAFGMGVSSLIDLFTGESSPAAEMIGAASFFFLGLTLCASAWFVLQKVLKREQADQFLHIPFARWQAAVVIGVVVFGLGIGSVIAVTEIAWLGWLTLPMLTILVIVAPIWLVFGMGANGLETGPRWRFFAVFGLGLTAGPLLIILLELIILILALLGVGVYLAVSQPSAADELMQLAQTLSTITNEEEILNLLTPYITNPALIASALGFIALIVPLIEELLKPLGVWLFAKRIESPAQGFILGLLSGAAFALFESLNASADGSVGWAAIAGARAGTSVLHITASGLVGWGIVSAFKEKRIGRLAASYIAAVLIHGVWNAAAAGTGIAALGETVGRPEWLFMYAPALLCGLLVMGVGMFAVLLASNRKLRRAKEKEKEQVQLSA, encoded by the coding sequence ATGCAGCCGACAAAAATCCATTGGGCATCCTTATTGACCTTGATCGTGCTTGGTCTCGGCATTCCGGTTTTATGGCTGATCGCATTCGGGATGGGCGTCAGTTCACTGATCGATCTGTTCACCGGGGAAAGTTCTCCCGCCGCGGAAATGATCGGCGCGGCATCTTTCTTTTTTCTGGGTCTTACCCTGTGCGCATCAGCCTGGTTCGTCCTGCAAAAAGTGCTGAAGCGCGAGCAAGCCGACCAATTTCTCCACATTCCGTTTGCACGGTGGCAGGCGGCGGTGGTGATCGGAGTGGTCGTGTTCGGTTTGGGGATCGGCAGCGTCATCGCTGTGACCGAGATCGCCTGGCTCGGCTGGCTCACCCTGCCCATGTTGACCATCCTGGTCATCGTGGCGCCCATCTGGCTGGTATTCGGGATGGGCGCCAACGGGCTGGAAACGGGTCCGCGCTGGCGCTTCTTCGCTGTCTTTGGGCTGGGTCTCACGGCGGGACCTTTGCTCATCATCCTGCTGGAACTCATCATCCTGATTCTCGCCCTCCTGGGCGTGGGCGTCTACCTCGCCGTTTCACAGCCGTCGGCAGCGGATGAACTGATGCAACTGGCTCAAACCCTCAGCACCATAACGAACGAGGAAGAGATCCTGAACCTGCTGACGCCGTACATTACAAATCCCGCCCTGATCGCATCCGCACTTGGCTTCATCGCGCTCATCGTTCCATTGATCGAAGAACTGCTCAAGCCGCTGGGAGTCTGGTTGTTCGCAAAGCGGATCGAAAGTCCCGCCCAGGGCTTCATATTGGGACTGTTGAGCGGCGCGGCGTTCGCGCTCTTTGAAAGCCTGAACGCCAGCGCAGACGGATCGGTCGGCTGGGCGGCTATCGCCGGGGCACGAGCCGGGACCAGCGTCCTGCACATCACCGCCTCGGGACTCGTCGGCTGGGGCATCGTTTCCGCGTTCAAAGAGAAACGCATCGGGCGGTTAGCCGCATCGTATATCGCCGCGGTCCTGATCCACGGGGTTTGGAACGCCGCCGCGGCAGGGACCGGCATCGCTGCGCTCGGCGAAACGGTCGGCAGACCCGAATGGCTGTTCATGTACGCCCCCGCCCTGCTGTGCGGACTGCTCGTGATGGGGGTCGGCATGTTCGCCGTATTGCTGGCATCCAACCGGAAGTTGAGAAGGGCAAAAGAAAAAGAAAAAGAACAAGTACAATTATCCGCATGA
- a CDS encoding nucleotidyl transferase AbiEii/AbiGii toxin family protein — protein sequence MTELYWNTITPVMRSVWQGFSSSGISAEFYLAGGTSLSLQLGHRLSVDLDFFSQTQSDVPALIEPLRHALKDFSPTLSDSSWGNLVFLANNVRVGFYGYGYNLVKPLLKIDGFTLASVEDIGLMKLDALLGRANRKDFHDLYELCKQIPMRDLLNLAPQKYPDVRDFEAQVARHLAYFDRAEQESPVPLIKQVEWATVKEWFRQQARDIGNSWLK from the coding sequence ATGACCGAACTCTATTGGAACACCATTACCCCTGTCATGCGTTCGGTTTGGCAGGGATTTTCTTCAAGCGGCATTTCTGCCGAGTTTTATCTGGCAGGCGGCACGTCATTGTCTTTGCAATTGGGACATCGGCTTTCGGTTGATCTGGATTTTTTCTCACAGACCCAGAGTGACGTTCCCGCTTTGATCGAGCCGCTGCGCCATGCATTGAAAGATTTTTCGCCGACATTGTCAGATAGTTCGTGGGGAAATCTGGTCTTCCTCGCAAATAATGTGCGCGTGGGGTTTTATGGATATGGCTACAACCTTGTAAAGCCGTTATTGAAAATAGACGGCTTTACGCTGGCGAGCGTGGAAGATATTGGCTTGATGAAATTGGACGCGTTGCTTGGACGCGCCAACCGCAAGGATTTTCACGACCTGTACGAACTGTGCAAGCAGATTCCGATGCGCGACCTGCTGAACCTTGCGCCGCAAAAATATCCCGATGTGCGCGATTTCGAGGCGCAGGTGGCGCGGCATTTGGCATACTTTGACCGTGCCGAGCAGGAATCTCCGGTGCCATTGATCAAGCAAGTGGAATGGGCAACGGTGAAGGAATGGTTCCGCCAGCAGGCGCGGGATATTGGAAATAGTTGGTTGAAATGA
- a CDS encoding tRNA (adenine-N1)-methyltransferase, translated as MKYETTARDGDLAQLVGLTHKHFIFTLKEGGEFQSHRGVLKHDDLIGIPWGSQIFSHTGAPFFLLQPSLADILNELPRTTQILYPKDIGYILVQMGISSGQTVMEAGTGSGSMTIALASAVGAEGRVISYEQKTDVQNLARKNVERIGLASRVDFKLRDIQEGFDETDADAFFLDVQNPFDYIPQVRDALKPGGFFGTLLPTFNQVEKVLNALRANKFAFIEVCELLLRYYKPNPSRLRPADRMVAHTGFLVFGRKIEAVIDPRAAQLADEAGLDLE; from the coding sequence ATGAAATACGAAACCACAGCCCGGGACGGCGACCTCGCGCAATTGGTCGGTCTCACCCATAAACACTTCATCTTCACGCTCAAAGAGGGCGGCGAATTCCAAAGCCATCGCGGCGTGCTGAAGCATGACGACCTGATCGGCATACCGTGGGGCTCGCAGATCTTCAGCCACACCGGCGCGCCCTTCTTCCTGCTCCAGCCCTCCCTCGCCGACATCCTCAACGAACTGCCGCGCACCACGCAGATCCTCTACCCCAAAGACATCGGCTACATCCTCGTTCAAATGGGCATCTCCAGCGGGCAGACCGTCATGGAGGCGGGCACCGGCTCGGGTTCGATGACCATCGCGCTGGCATCCGCTGTCGGCGCAGAGGGACGCGTGATCTCTTACGAGCAAAAAACGGATGTACAGAATCTCGCCCGCAAGAACGTCGAACGCATCGGGCTCGCTTCGCGCGTGGACTTCAAACTGCGCGACATCCAGGAGGGCTTTGACGAAACCGACGCCGACGCCTTCTTCCTCGACGTGCAAAATCCATTCGACTACATCCCGCAGGTACGGGACGCCCTCAAACCGGGTGGATTCTTCGGCACGCTCCTGCCCACCTTCAACCAGGTGGAAAAGGTCTTGAACGCCCTGCGCGCCAATAAATTTGCCTTCATCGAGGTCTGCGAGCTTCTCCTGCGCTACTACAAACCCAACCCATCCCGCCTGCGTCCCGCCGACCGCATGGTGGCGCATACCGGCTTCCTCGTCTTCGGCAGGAAGATCGAAGCCGTCATTGACCCGCGCGCGGCACAGCTCGCGGATGAAGCGGGGCTGGATCTGGAATAG